The sequence ttggtcgaactgcttgaccgtgtgtacgttccataataaCTATATGAAATCTGTAATAAATACACCTATCTGAAGGCGCTGTCAAACGTTGTTAGTAAAGCACTCGCATCGAGCattttgctcgcagaaagtgacatatgtcaaatattttcaaagtccAATTTTTAGTCTGTATTAGTCTGTATTAATCGCAACAAAATATCTATATTTGTCTGTGTGGAGATAAGATGGTTCAGGAACcataaaattagtcaaaaacCATGCACTGGCGACAACAAAAAATATCGAggtttcaataataaaaaagtCGGTGTAGGacacagtcgagtcaagtactagATACTAAAGACAAGTAAGGTTGCTGTTGAGATACGCCCGCATAATGAAAAAcagcatgttatatggtcagaatcattattgcGTTGTAAGATATTGAGTCACATTTTACTTTACGGTTATCAACTTATTtttgttgagaaaattattttgagctttttagtggaatgtcttcacttgtcataagatgagtttgtacaatcccattgaattccaccacttaattgtatcttgacagatacgtatttcgacctcaacagtaaggccgtcttcagtgtctcgtacttgactcgacttcgacttCGACTTCGACTTCGacctcgaagtcgagtcaagtacgagacactgaagacggccttactgttgaggtcgaaatacgtatctgtcaagatacaattaagtggtggaattcaatgggattgtacaaactcatcttatgacaagtgaacttATTTTTGATCGACTCAACATCACGAAGTAGCAACTACggaatgcacggtcatcatacTCATGCTCAAACGAAATTATAATAGGATTCTGGtttgaataaaattattcaagaatttctaaCGAAATACTGTTGGTCTTCCGAAcaaaatccttttggaattttgaaaaaatgctttGAACTTTCGATTGGAGCGTTCTACTTCTGGACAAGGGATTCCGATTAGAATACTAATGGTATTTCCTACCGAAGCCCTAGAAGGATTTTATTCGGAAGCGCCGAAAGCCAAAAAGAGCTCCGTTTAGAAAACCAAAAATTCTCGGTTCGTAAACAGAAGTCCTTTCTCtagatttccgaaagaaattattttggattcTGGAAGGCATTTCATTATATttttgaacgaaattcttttgggcttccaaaaCAGAACTCTTCTGGGTAagcaacctggggtacatgcaCCGCGGGGGGTGctttcgccgggcccaggggtacctcggacgaaatgcttaatgacggatgaattacaattttaatacaAACTTATTAATAaagctttgtattttttttatttctaaactttgtcttgtacataatagggtaaaggatgtattttggacctcCCTTtcggggctcttattttggaccaccaaaaAGAATTTGCTCTCAGTGGTCCAGAATATGAGgtgtcgaactggtggtccaaaatacctcccttaccctatgcATGACGATTAGTAAATCAAGACATGAagactttttcccgaaaagctcagttgctttgttgcaagagaattgaaagcatccttctacgcttctcggaagcctccttccaagcagctcggaagcctcctttcaagtgacccggaagcataatttcaagaggttcgaacacttttttttaagaggcccggaagccaagctttttttctagaaatttccttttatttctgcttcttttaaaagcctcggatcttttcaaggggctcggaagggtTTTTTGAACAGGCTGAACAGTctcattttaaaaggctcggaagcctactatAAAGATGGTTGGcatcctcctttctagaggccctgaaatcttcttttaagctttttttttttctcttttctccttctttaaggctcggaaagctcttttcaaaagggtcggaaggcctctttcaagagcctcgaagCCCTCTTGAAAGCCTCAGAATCCTCCTCTCGGAGGAAGCATCCCCtcgactcggaagcctcctttcaagaggcttaattgactgtaaggacgtgaccagcatcgttattggtcatgaattggaaactccgaagcaagtatacaataagaataacttttttgtatcacaagaatattatttaatttgtcAGCTGttcatatttgttgtttctcggtcaatcatgattagcaattacgatgtgtacagaaccctcaaactgccgggacgaatcttgacaaattaaaacagctcgttctcggtcaattttctactaaaatgcaagcggtttcaactgtgatcaaggggaatagtagttccagcatgtagatgggtaaaatgcccaggatgaccctccctcttttagaggggggagttttgaagtgtggcataagccattttttgagcaaatgtttagtattttgaaatttttaacgtcGTAACAGGTGCTTTAGCATAAGTAATTAATGGTCAATGTGAATGGTTGACAACAATGGCcaaatagacataaattgaCCTCCGGATGTCCTCCGAATatgttccggaaacccggaatatcctgtataaaaggccagcatagaatcaccgaatatatcggtcttccgacacctcaaacttctcagaatctcattaacttagaaaacgccatagtttcttggtagggtaaaactggccatttgatgttgttttctgttggccattttttaccggaaatttcgGGTTTCAGGAATCTATTCCGTGGCCATcaaatggccagttttaccctaccaagaaactatggcgttttctaagttaatgagattctgagaagtttgaggtgtcggaagaccgatatattcggtgattctatgctggccttttatacaggatattccgggtttccggaacatattcggaggtcaatttatgtctatttgGCCATTGTTGTCAACCATTCACATTGACCATTAATTACTTATGCTAAAGCACCTGTTACgacgttaaaaatttcaaaatactaaacatttgctcaaaaaatgGCTTATGCCACACTTCAAAACTCCCCCTCTAAAAGAGGGAGAGTCATTCTGGGCATTTTACCCATCTACATGCTGGAACTACTATTCCCCTTGATCACAGTTGAAACCGCTTGCATTTTAGTAGAAAATTGACTGAGAACGAGCTGTTTTAAGTAGTCAAGATTCGTCCCGGCAGTTTGAGGGTTTAATcaagctaataagctcttctttgactatttggaCAATATGTAACTTcgcatgaaatttgcaaaaaaaaatccagaacgggttgaaagatcattaaaattgctgaaagttctttacttatgtttgcttttagctcatactgaccataacagctgttcttatatgccaaggacacacagacaatagctcagttcgtcgagctgattgtatataagactatgcagCCGCTaacgcaagtcgagcacatctgtatatggtaaaacagttatttgtctttgaaaaagtgaaatccgaATTGTGTACGTAatctaaaaccaatttaatcaaaattccgcggaaaaaaaaaattaaaatttcgtttcgtttcgaaaaattttgaatcaaatgaaccttgatttcgtttcgtttcgaagtttcgaaagtaaatctatatttcgtttcgtttcgatccgaatcaacatagacattttaaatttcgtttcgtttcgtttcctaACGAAAgtttgttatcgcatacccttacttctGGGTACCTTATTGGCGAACGGTACCTTATTGGCCTTCTGAACGACATAATTTTCGACTTTACATTCAAACAAATTGCTTTAAGACTTTCGAAAGAAATACTTTTGAAACTCCGAGTGGAGCCATCTGGGCTTCTGAATGGTTTTAGTTTCTGTTTCTGtacaaaggatttttttaaatctttattagtGAGGTTTTTAGTCCTAGGCTAGTTTACCTCAGATAAAGGAAATCCTTCATCCGTTCAGAAGCAAAAAGGATTTTGTTCGAAAGCGCAAAAAGAGTTCCACTCGGAAGCCAAGAAAAGTTCCAAAGAACAAAGGTTCTCCGTTTGTAAGCTCAAAAGGTGTCCGTTCTTTGGGTTTCCAAACGGATTTATTCCTTCAGTGCCTCTTCTCTGATCTGGACTTCCCAACGGATTTTCAGTTAGAAAATTGCGGAAATATTATCAACTTATGCTAATGTAACATCATACATATTTATATGatcattattttgagctttcttcACTGGTCATAAGACGGTTCGTGATTGACCCGACCATTCGCAATTGCACAGACTAAAAGAAAGtaagaagaatggaagaagcGAAATTTGCTTAAACTATActttagaacagcggttctcaacctttttcttgagaggtaccccttggaacttttgcattaattgaggtaccccctctcgaaatcaggcttccaatccttttgaaagaataataccgagccctttgaagggaagcttcttTAAGCTTTTGAAACCCTTTGAAGTAGACTTCCTCGCCTCTtcattagaggcttctgagcctcttgtagagaggtttccgagcctcttgaaggaggtttttgagccgctgaaaaggaggcttccgaacctcttgaaagtagtcttctgagcctttgaaaaaaggattctgagcatcttgaatggGGGCTTCcgtgtctcttgaaagaaggcttccgagcctctcgaaaggagccttccgagactcttgaaaggaggaggcttctgagcctcttgaaaaaacgttcctcttagaaggaggcttttgagcctcttgaaaggatgcttttaagtctcttgaaatgtggcttcctaccctcttgaaaggagccttccgagccttttggaaggaggcttttgagcctattgaaatgaggcttctgagcctggaaggaggttgttgagcctcttgaaaggatctcgAGCTTtcgaggctttcgagccttttgaaagaagccttttggaggaaagcttccgagccttttggaagcaTGCTTcacagcctcttaaaaggatagGAGCCTCTTGTAAAGAAGAtgttgagcctctagaaaaggaggattttgagcctcttgaaagaacacttcagagcctcttagagggaggcttttgagcctcttgaaaggatgcttttgagtctctcgaaagggatttttgagcctcttgaaaggaggcttccgagcctctagaaaaggaggattttgagcctcttgaaaggagatttccgagcctcttgtaagggtaccgagcctcttgaaaggatacttttgagcctcttgaattgaggcttccgagcctcttgaaaggagccttccgagcctcttggaaggaggcttctgagcctaggacttgacttgaccatgcctttaagatgcATAATATGtgcaaatttctcacatcaactattttgggtaaataatcggcgttgcataccattccttggcaaaatcttctcatcaaaccgacacagaaatcaaatctacctcgaacaagaatcatcaaaaaaaaatttaggaagtatctgtccggtcacgaaatattagcctcgacagtggcaaccttcccactgaaggactgcctgaaataaaccacaagttggctcagcaggggatgtagactgtatctcagcccttccactgaagagccttctaatccgtgcgatagcaactgaaggagaacattatttttaactcttagagccttgaaaaaggctgtttgcttcggccaagtgcaaaaagtaagaaaacgatcttttcaaataaccgcgaatttctagttaaggtataaaaaagactgaatgctctgcgagcgaatgcacttttcttttataccttattttgaatcttctctgcttcccaattggtgggccaatcagctagtgtcttgtatcccgcttctttgtcaaccaaagcgtcatcatcttcaacgcgttcgagaagggcttctccttttttacgcttgttgctcgctgctggcgtctatttcttaacgggacttttcgctagatacaggccaataagccgggcaagcgagcttagaattgcagttcaggtgggaagtacgtgttcttttctgagacaacattgttagtagtagaaggaaggaaacacccggacatgggatttcgggtgataagatttagaattggtaacatgggacgatcattcagtcacgttcgctttgtgtgcggtcagtatcaaacaatgtttatctacatattttttatcaatgccaaaaaatccaacatttgatgaaaaatcgattgatagtttattaatgtttgagctgttatcggtgttttttttatccaaataagattatgtgagagatttggatatcttatgaatctttaaaggcatggtcaagcgaagtcattcgtccacttcgcggttaaatcagaaaaattacccattgttagttttgacgctattcatgaaaatcacgcataaaattttatttctagaatattggatttggcacccaagtacaatttctatcccgaagggtattgaaagcattgatattgatctctattattggctctctgaagaaccgctttttttttgtggacatacatgctgcatcatgtggcttttcttcagcctgtctcggctcagcaccgatgccggccggtctcgactcgactctgctgctgctgccggtatctgctcagcattgctgctttgtcgggtctgtagggtggactgctgatgtactggctaggtttcggctgatgatggtcgcttcgatggtgtcgagccgaaaaagcggtcggtgcagacttcattccctactAAAAgttgtgagtgctgttcaatcgatgatgcggttgcttcgcttgtcccggtcagaatgaaaggaaaaaatcgcgttgcgctatctTATGGCtactcggcagacccagcggctgctcattcgctggtgtctgcacactgcaccaatcagaacgtggtaatggaatgatgcaagaattatgcggtacccatatttataggttcccttgatctcaatgtttttcattgaaaacagtttcatgcctattgaaacaagtttttcgggtcttatcaagcatgaacatggaaggcatacttgaaatctgtcgattgaggggcttaccgcagaaattcttctactgagacgaacgctattaacgtttaaaatctttcaacacagcgtaacgcggtcgatttgaatattttgaaatgacacccggtatagtaaagagagacgtaagtcccacgtaaaaaaaaatcattttgttcattcgacgttttgctcgttcgatcttttgttccgcagcccttcatacaatgtgctggttgtggaaggcagaattcaattgggatttCTTGATCgaattgcatattatgtacaatataaatttttgaaataaaaatacacaattatcaaaaataTATCAATGAGTTTTAATTGGAactgtaatacgtccgccattacgcatttttgtccgaggtaccccctagggccagcgaaggtacccccaggggtacatgtaccccaggttgagaaccgctgctttagaaaaatgctaataacttcgccgggACTCTGATTTTGTCGCGGTTTTAGCACaatattctgtatttaattctgcaAGAAATAGGgcctttaaaaaattaaataagcaGCTAAGGGTCCGCAATATGCAAacggaaatgaaattttctctgaataaaactctgattctaccagtggcccttcaCGGACATGCAGCGTGGGCGTTTAAAGAGTCGGACCGGAAATCTTTCgtggttttcgagcgaaaagtgcaaTACTGTGAGTGAAACTAGATAAtgatgtgtggcgcagacgcatgaatcacgaactgTATCACGtgcacaaagaaaaaaaaatactgtaaaTCGCatgaaatacggcagacttGAGTGGGATGGTTACTTATTGCGAGtgccggaagaaagaatagcgataACAATATTCAACAGGGAACTAGATAGAAGCCGGTTACTTTTCGAAAGGCCACGAACGCGATGGCTTATCACGGTGGAGTCGGATTTGGAGACCCCAAACATTcgggaaaaaagaaggaacgtTGCTCAAGATCGACGATTATGGAGTAATACGCCAGACATATGTATATCGACGCtttagccaaccaggtatccaggaaGGTACTCAATTGAGAATAACAAAAGCAAATCTCATAGTTGATCCAAATGACATTAAGATTGTCTTATCAACGTAATTCGAAATCTCACTGGTAGAATAAGCCACTTTTTGGAAATAATGTCTTCTACGTTTATTTTATAATCTCACTGCTGCAATTTTACactccaaaaaacaaaaaatgccaTCTTCATCAACTTTCATCCGTCGATCAAATTGGACTTATTCAGTGCCCCTCATGCCCGGGAGGGCATTCAGTTGTAGTCGGCTCCGGAGGGCAAGGGCATTCATCCTCACGAATACACGGCCCTTTGCCATTCTCGAACTGGCGCACGTAGCCTTCACGGCAAAAACAGCCCTCGACACATACGGCCGGACACTTGTACAGCATCTTCAGGCCCAGAATACTGCAATGGACTTGACAGGCCGTGCCGCAGACTTTGTATTCCTCGTGCGGATCATCTACGAAtggaaaattgattaaaatgttAGCTATAATGATCAAGACGATGTAATCTACCGCAGCGCGGATGAGCAGTGGAATAGCTGATGCCAGCAATGAGAGCTACTAGTATAATCAGTTTCATGATCATGATTGCAGGTTTAACAATTGGTACTCCATCACTGATGTATCATCTTTTATACTGGTAtcgctggaaaaaaaatcatt comes from Armigeres subalbatus isolate Guangzhou_Male chromosome 2, GZ_Asu_2, whole genome shotgun sequence and encodes:
- the LOC134215036 gene encoding chymotrypsin inhibitor Ani s 6-like yields the protein MIMKLIILVALIAGISYSTAHPRCDDPHEEYKVCGTACQVHCSILGLKMLYKCPAVCVEGCFCREGYVRQFENGKGPCIREDECPCPPEPTTTECPPGHEGH